In a genomic window of Nostoc sp. UHCC 0870:
- a CDS encoding ComEC/Rec2 family competence protein has product MIQTSGVIICLAYILGLLFTVVPGGGVWILPLGILSAVLSRKGYTKPPIVSQTSEISQSRVKVTPNIWKSNIQPRVWLIAGLVGLLASFYLQWRVPAPDANDISQFVPPMNSNNQEQLVIVRGEISSSPRVTRSQRGQFSLDVSQVDQVKNPVKKEKGEENTQKGATGKLYVTVPLLQVTGLHSGQQIEVTGVLYKPKAASNPGAFDFQKFLKQEGTFAGLMGRQINILDEDRQWGWWQIRDRIVRSQVRWLDVPEGPLVSAMVLGSKAVDLPYDIRDLFVQAGLAHALAASGFQTSLILSVILQLTKRAKKATQVTLSSLALITFLCLTGVQPSVLRAVIMGFAALVGLALNRKVKQLGSLLLAATLLLIFNPLWIWDLGFQLSFLATLGLVVTVPAIISRLDWLPSAIAALIAVPLAATIWTLPVQLFVFGVVPAYSLLLNIITTPLISILSIGGIISAIAGLMFPEAGSVLASLLHYPTLWLIELVKVFSQLPGNSLAVGSISIWQLLIIYIVILLVWLVRWWQQRWWFASLIAFGLVIVPAWHSTSTLMRITLLEAKAEPVLVIQDKGKVTVINSGDEGTGRFTIIPFLKQQGVNRIDWAIATDFQGNDNDAWLEVLQQLPIKNFYAYAINKEKTITNQVIQQELQKQKGIHQILPIGQTINTGSIIAQLINEQPILQLQILGQSWLLVGDVKSQEVQRIMKAGGWPNPQVLWCRSESLQDLVTALKPQVAIASAGDVDSKTLAELNKTSTKIFLTAQDGAIQWTPQGEFESFIQVEENKSSAI; this is encoded by the coding sequence ATGATTCAGACTAGTGGTGTAATTATTTGTCTTGCCTATATTCTGGGATTATTATTCACAGTAGTTCCTGGGGGTGGAGTATGGATTTTGCCTTTAGGGATATTAAGTGCAGTTTTGTCTAGAAAGGGTTACACCAAACCACCAATAGTTTCGCAGACATCAGAAATTTCTCAAAGTAGAGTCAAAGTAACACCTAATATATGGAAAAGTAATATTCAACCGCGAGTATGGTTAATAGCTGGTTTGGTGGGATTATTGGCAAGTTTTTATCTGCAATGGCGAGTGCCAGCACCAGATGCAAATGACATTAGTCAATTCGTCCCACCAATGAATAGCAATAATCAAGAACAACTGGTAATTGTTCGTGGTGAAATCAGTAGTAGTCCTCGTGTTACCCGGAGTCAACGGGGGCAATTTTCGCTAGATGTTTCTCAAGTAGATCAAGTCAAAAATCCCGTTAAAAAGGAAAAAGGCGAGGAAAATACTCAAAAAGGGGCAACAGGTAAGTTGTATGTCACAGTACCTTTACTTCAGGTGACAGGGTTACATTCTGGGCAACAAATTGAAGTGACTGGGGTTTTGTACAAGCCTAAAGCTGCATCTAATCCAGGTGCTTTTGATTTTCAGAAGTTTCTGAAGCAGGAAGGAACATTTGCGGGTTTAATGGGGCGACAGATTAATATTCTAGATGAAGATCGGCAATGGGGATGGTGGCAAATTCGAGATAGGATTGTGCGATCGCAAGTTCGGTGGTTAGATGTTCCAGAAGGGCCACTTGTAAGTGCAATGGTTTTAGGTAGTAAAGCCGTTGATTTGCCTTATGATATCCGCGATTTATTTGTCCAAGCTGGACTAGCTCATGCTTTGGCGGCTTCAGGGTTTCAAACTTCTTTAATTTTGAGTGTCATATTACAGTTAACAAAGCGGGCAAAAAAAGCCACCCAAGTCACCCTGAGTTCACTGGCGTTAATCACTTTCCTGTGTTTAACAGGTGTGCAACCGTCGGTACTACGAGCCGTGATTATGGGTTTTGCGGCGTTGGTGGGTTTGGCATTAAATAGGAAGGTAAAGCAGTTAGGTTCACTGTTATTAGCAGCAACTCTTTTATTGATATTTAATCCCCTATGGATTTGGGATTTAGGTTTTCAGTTGAGTTTTTTGGCAACCTTGGGATTGGTTGTCACAGTACCTGCTATTATTAGTCGTCTAGATTGGCTACCATCGGCGATCGCTGCTTTAATTGCTGTACCTCTGGCTGCTACTATTTGGACTTTACCTGTGCAACTGTTTGTGTTTGGAGTTGTCCCTGCTTACAGTTTGCTGCTCAATATTATTACAACACCGTTAATTTCGATTCTTAGTATTGGTGGGATTATTAGCGCGATCGCAGGTTTAATGTTTCCAGAAGCTGGTAGTGTTTTGGCTAGCTTATTGCATTACCCTACTCTGTGGCTGATTGAATTAGTGAAAGTATTCAGCCAATTACCAGGAAATTCCTTGGCTGTGGGTAGTATATCGATTTGGCAGTTATTGATTATATATATAGTGATATTGTTGGTGTGGTTGGTGCGTTGGTGGCAGCAACGGTGGTGGTTTGCCAGCTTAATCGCTTTTGGTTTAGTCATTGTTCCGGCGTGGCATTCAACCAGTACGTTAATGAGAATCACTTTGCTAGAAGCTAAGGCAGAACCAGTTTTAGTAATTCAAGATAAAGGTAAAGTTACCGTAATTAATAGTGGTGATGAGGGTACAGGAAGATTCACCATTATACCATTTTTAAAACAACAAGGCGTGAATCGGATAGATTGGGCGATCGCAACGGATTTCCAAGGTAATGATAATGATGCTTGGTTAGAAGTCTTACAACAATTGCCAATTAAAAATTTCTATGCCTATGCCATCAACAAAGAAAAAACCATTACTAATCAAGTAATTCAACAAGAATTACAAAAGCAAAAGGGAATTCATCAAATTTTACCTATTGGTCAAACTATCAATACTGGTTCGATAATTGCACAATTAATCAACGAACAACCTATTTTACAATTGCAAATTCTAGGGCAAAGTTGGTTATTAGTAGGGGATGTTAAATCTCAAGAAGTGCAAAGAATAATGAAAGCTGGCGGTTGGCCTAATCCTCAAGTATTGTGGTGTAGGTCTGAGTCTTTACAAGATTTAGTTACAGCATTAAAGCCACAAGTAGCGATCGCATCTGCTGGCGATGTTGACTCTAAAACCTTAGCCGAACTTAATAAAACTTCAACTAAAATCTTTTTGACAGCACAAGATGGTGCTATTCAATGGACACCCCAGGGGGAATTTGAGTCATTTATTCAGGTAGAAGAGAATAAATCTTCTGCTATATGA
- a CDS encoding DUF4079 domain-containing protein, which yields MVNWSEVLEPIAAGFRSLGVPEPIVHWGHPLMMAIVIFVVGSFVGVAGWRGKVLEDKDKDAALKSRISHRQLAPWLFLFLAGGYIGGVLSLVMQHKPLFESSHFWTGSLILLLLLINGVISLSGFLGNKKVLRAVHAYLGSVALGVLLLHAVLGFNLGISL from the coding sequence ATGGTGAATTGGAGTGAAGTTCTAGAACCGATCGCAGCTGGGTTTCGTTCTCTAGGAGTACCCGAACCGATTGTACATTGGGGACATCCGTTGATGATGGCGATCGTGATTTTTGTTGTAGGTAGTTTTGTGGGAGTGGCGGGTTGGAGAGGTAAGGTGCTGGAGGATAAGGATAAAGATGCTGCGCTGAAAAGTCGGATTTCCCACCGTCAATTAGCACCGTGGTTGTTTTTATTCCTGGCAGGTGGTTATATTGGCGGGGTTTTGTCTTTAGTTATGCAGCATAAACCACTGTTTGAAAGTTCTCACTTTTGGACTGGTTCGCTGATACTATTACTTTTACTAATTAACGGTGTAATTTCTTTAAGTGGATTTTTAGGCAATAAAAAGGTTTTGCGCGCTGTTCATGCCTATTTGGGTAGTGTGGCACTCGGTGTTTTACTGCTCCATGCTGTTCTAGGGTTTAACTTAGGTATCTCTCTTTGA
- the glyQ gene encoding glycine--tRNA ligase subunit alpha translates to MNFQSVIATLHQFWAAHGCLIAQPYDMEKGAGTKNPHTFLRALGPEPWSVAYVEPCRRPTDGRYGENPNRFQHYYQYQVLIKPSPDNIQEIYLDSLRALGIRPEDHDIRFVEDNWEDATVGAWGTGWEVWLDGMEITQFTYFQQCGGIDCRPVSIEITYGLERLAMYLQEVEAITKIHWTDNISYGDVHLQGEIEQCTYNFEASNPELLLTLFNLYEQEATQLTEKGLVLPSLDYVMKCSHTFNLLDARGVISVTERTRYIARIRHLARKVAHLYVEQREKLGFPLLKNALVAQN, encoded by the coding sequence GTGAATTTTCAGTCGGTAATAGCTACTTTGCATCAGTTTTGGGCTGCCCATGGTTGTTTGATTGCCCAGCCTTACGATATGGAGAAGGGCGCAGGTACTAAAAATCCTCATACCTTCTTACGGGCTTTAGGGCCAGAGCCTTGGTCTGTTGCTTATGTTGAACCTTGTCGCCGTCCTACAGATGGACGCTATGGAGAGAACCCGAATCGTTTCCAGCATTATTATCAGTACCAAGTTTTGATTAAACCCTCACCAGATAATATTCAGGAGATTTATCTTGATTCTTTGCGGGCGTTAGGAATTCGACCAGAAGACCACGATATTCGGTTTGTGGAAGATAACTGGGAAGATGCAACGGTGGGTGCTTGGGGTACTGGTTGGGAAGTCTGGCTAGATGGAATGGAAATTACTCAATTTACCTACTTCCAGCAGTGTGGGGGTATTGATTGCCGTCCCGTGTCAATTGAGATTACATATGGTTTAGAGCGATTGGCTATGTATCTCCAGGAAGTGGAGGCGATTACTAAAATTCATTGGACTGACAACATTAGTTATGGTGATGTTCACCTTCAAGGAGAAATTGAGCAGTGTACCTATAACTTTGAAGCGTCTAATCCTGAGTTGCTGCTGACTTTGTTTAATTTGTATGAGCAGGAAGCTACCCAGTTAACGGAAAAAGGATTGGTGTTACCTAGTTTGGATTACGTGATGAAGTGTTCGCACACTTTCAACTTGCTGGATGCTAGAGGAGTGATATCGGTAACGGAGAGAACACGGTATATTGCTAGAATTCGCCACTTGGCACGGAAGGTAGCTCATTTATATGTCGAGCAAAGGGAAAAGTTGGGCTTCCCTTTGCTAAAAAATGCCCTTGTTGCTCAGAACTAG